TGACTTAACTCATTTTtcaatgtcattgtttttgaaagatctttatactggtaaatTGATTCAAATTTCATTGATATGCATGTACACTTGTATTTTACTGTAGAACAAttagaaaacaatataattattgttcaGTTAGATTATGGCCATTTTGGAACCGGCTGCGCGTTATTACGGCACGCGCGTGCATGATGTGGGGTTCACGGCCGGGTCAAGTCGGGCAGCCGCGAGGTCACATCCAGGTCACACTGCACACAATGGTGGAAATTCAGCTGGCCTTGTCGCAGAATTTGTTGATGATATCGTCTTTTAAATTAAGTGACATCCaacgttttaaatgtttctgGTCTGGCCCTCAAGGACAATGTTTATAAAGCTTTGCATGAAACACTAACTTTGTAGCTGGGACTTTCTCATACATTGACACCGATTGCAAAGATTGCAGAACATTTTTAGCATGAACAAGCGACATGTCGGATGAGCCCTCGAACCATGACCTAGCTGCCACTAGTCACGGAGACGGTTTGGTCAAATCCACAATGTTCTGAATATACAAGTAACAAGAGCACCGTCAGCGAAAGCAAACGCtggtctgatttttttttttaattttaaaatacatgtataactcgaaaaaaaaaacatcagcaAGAGTTACAGGCCAGGCTACACATGTGTACATTTTTATTAGTGATACGTATACCAAGTTGAAAGAAATTATCTTGAACagttattaacttattattaattttcgttttacTTTACCAACTTTCGAGGGGCATTATTcgacaattattaaaaacagaGTAATGTGCCTTGCTACGCATGTCCATTTTGTCACTAGTAATATGTGTGCaatgtaaatatcttaaattgttACTACGATATGACCAAGAGAGAGGCATAACTCGACAAATGATAATGACATGCGTATGGGTCTCgctacacatgtgcatattgtcactAATAGTATGGGTACAATGTACATGTCTTGAATTGTTACTATGATATGACCAAGAGAGAGGCATAACTCGACAAATGATAACGGCATACGTATGGGTCTCgctacacatgtgcatattgtcactAATAGTATGGGTGCAATGTACATGTCTTGAATTGTTACTATGATATGACCAAGAGAGAGGCATAACTCGACAAATGATAATGACATGCGTATGGGTCTCgctacacatgtgcatattgtcactAATAGTATGGGTGCAATGTACATGTCTTGAATTGTTACTATGATATGACAAGAGAGAGGCATAACTCGACAAATGATAACGGCATGGACCTcgctatacatgtgcatatagACACTAGTAATATGTGACAGACATTTCATAGTAATGACAAAGGTTTCGACAAGTGTTTGAACTACGACGACGAAGCCGACGACGACACCAAGGCTGTCAAAATACCCACAATGTTATCGTcaaaaaacagcaaaaacagGCGAGCTAAAAAGGtggattttaaatgtttaatattggtTTAATAGTTTATACATTTCCTCATAGACATAAGAATGGTGCTGATCACTAGATGCCAtcaattgtattaattctttGAGAAAAGAAAtcacattgaaattaaaactacGAACCGTCGACAACGGGGAGACAGTTGGTGCATGGAAGAAGAGGTTATAACTCATCCGGTATTAGACACATAGTGTGACGACGGAGAAGGAGATGCTAGGAGCAGAAAGTATGTATCATCATCCGCAACCACGGTATTTTTATCATTACCTTTCCGTGGGAAAATTATCTGACAATTAGCAGGTGATACAActcttttttcaatgaaattgcaTGTTACCATTGAATACTCTTCAAAGGCAAGTGGTCTAAGCGagtgttttataatttgtaGCTATCTGGCCGACCATTTCGCTTGAAGAAGACTTTTTTCTTCGAGAACACATTAGTATAATTGTATGTGCATAATTATTTCCGCATTTGGTCCATGCAGTACCTATGAAACTGCCTCTAATAATTCATGATAACGAGATTTTCTTCGCCAATTCGCCCAATGTACACAACAAAACAGAACGCAATGATGTATCGCGAGAGTCCGACGGTGcaagtttatataattttaaatgatcaCCAATAGTTTTTTTACGACTTGTTCGTGGCAGCCTCTCTTtacacataaaaataacaacaacgcCGCGGAAAGAACGCAAACGCTCGTCTGATGTTTTTTAGTGGAAAAGGGGCAAAGCTCATCAGTTATTAAGATATGCGTATTTTTTCTAGCAACATGTGTAGCAAGTTTATATTAGAATAGATAATATCAATTATGGCTAACGTTAGATGTGCACATCAACAACGATGCCTATGGCTAGTATTATAGCTAGCTATATATGGCTagtaatattaaaaagtatgcttTCTCTGAAACAATTGGCCGTTTAAGATATGGACATTACTGCAAAGACTTGTGCTTCCCTGACATTCGtaccaaatttaataaaaataaatatttcgatATGCATACTCacacataaaaatatcatattgtgAGAACATTCAGAGTCACTAACTTTAAGTTGtatacaaaatttaatatatctcaacaaaagaccacactttcgTGTAAAAATCGTGACAACTTCGGAGAGCGATTAACATgttgcaataacttgtttcacaagattttttttttaattctgctGTTGGTGTTTACTGTTCCTGTAACATCACATGTTATGCTCGTAGCTGTTTAACCTGTGCCAACTGGTATTGTTGTTGTCGTCCCACCAGACTCTTTATATACTAGTTCTTTTACCCCGTAGACACTAACATGGGAATATCTTCATTAACTATTCTTTTTCGCTTCTTCGGCTTCAGCCTTCTGCTTGGCCGCGAGTTTACCATTATATATGGCGGCACCTAACAAGCCGGCCGTCATCCCCATCAGGCCGCCGAACCAGACCCCTCCTCCGGTGGCCGCCCCTATGGCGGCGCCACCCAAGGTGGTCACTGTGCAAGCCTGGTCCACACGCACCTGTCCGCGATTGTGTCGAAGCCGGTAACAGCGGTCCCATACTTTATACTCCTCATCTTTCCTGATTGTAAGATACGTTGCTAAAATCCCCCCAGGTACACCCAGAAGCACGCCAACCCGTCCACATTTCGCCATTTTCATTCTGAGGCAAGCAGTATTACGCGTTTCCTTCTTCCCTACTGCTGCAAGGGGCCCGACAATCCACGTGCCAATAATGCCGTAAAACTGCATGGACTTGATGATTACATGCGTTGTAAGCTCCACCGTTGGGTAGGGGACTTTCTGCATCTCCTCGTCCGTCAGCGACCCCCCGCCCATGTTTCGCAGCCACTCGGCACTCATTGTGCTTCAGACAGCGGCCTGTAAATGTTTGGAATTAGGAAGGTAAGTCACAACATGAAGAATATATCTATAAGCCATAATATCACtgcaatatatcattatttacatACAACGCTAAAGTAGCCCCATACACTCCTTTCATCGACATAAAGCAGTAGACCCTTAACTCACTCTGTTTCGACAGTCAGCAACACTAGGGTGACTCGCAGACGAAAAACGGTAACGGTTAAATTTATCGTGTGGCAATTACTAAATTTgacattagtttaaacattttggatCCCAGGTGATATTCACATAGCTTGGTCACTGAAATATGGCCCTTCAGTcgtttgatatttaaaaaaaatagtatttaaataattatggccatTCAGCCCATTAATAtcgtttaaaaattaacaaaaataattaaaattgataaaatgacatttcattaaatttctatgagtataacttgaaaaaaatattacataataaataaatgattgctgacaaatgatcagattgcagattttcattttccgttcgaaaattaatgttttatggcttaaaccgttactaacggtttaagaaagctgcatcatttttttaaattaaatataaaaaatctgcgatctatatttttgtcagcagtcttatataactggtttccatagattttcgcaaaactTGAGTcgaaggaaaagaaaaaaagttgtcaaaacgtccaatctgtgagagtgcagctttttaACGCTTACAATGTAAATGATACGTGGATGACGAAGTGCGCAGAATTAACCTGTACACACGTACAAGGTCAGAGACCACTAAATATTTTTCCTATATGCTAGTATTCTATAGTCAATTGATCAATTATGTAAGATAACATTGCTTTCTAGTGCTTCACGAACCCCAAACGCCATATATGGGGGAAAGTTCCACGTGTGTActacacaaataataaacatacaaagtAAGATTGGTTTAACGTAAGCACTGAGTATTCGGTAAAAAGACCATATCCGGTGTATGAGGACAAACAGTTCACATTTGCAGAGTgtttttttcgacagaaaatggGGCCGAGTTTCAGCACCATTCTCAATCCCAAACAGTAAActtgttttcacaaaaatatttacaaatctTCACAAGTCAAcaagtaaagatatgtttaagtAAAGTCTTCTATCCCATTCGAAATATCTTCAAACTCAGGATCTTAATGGGCGCTTTGCTCGTTTGAAATACACTATGATTCATTCACAATTTTAGGCAATTCGTCGCTACTTTCACAATTCCAAGGGCCAAATTATGAAGGGTGAATGAACACTGGTGTATAAATCCTGCACGTGTGTATGAGGCCGCCCATTGCATAAACGCTCAATGCGTCAGTTCTTGATTTGTGAAGTTGAAGTTGCACATGATTCGAAATTTACTTGGTTGTATTTGGGCGGAGCAAATGCCACGATTATTTAATGCAACAAAATCTTGAAAAGCCAATTAATTTGCATACAGAAGCATTAAATGTGGAGGTAAGTTTGTAATATGATCTTGATTCTAACCATCTGtcaatttttaatgtttatatctCAACCAGCAAAATTGTGCTAGCCGGTCTAAATCTATAATGAGTCATGAACAACTTTTGTCATTATAGAAAATGACCTTCTTCATTGAGCAacttaattatatgtttaaatattcgAAATGTTTCACGATCTGAAAGACTAAAACCCGTTCCTGATTTTACCAACTGTCGACACAGTTTGTCATTAATTCAATAGAAAATGTAAAGACGTGTAATTTTAAAGACTTGTACTCGTTTACTGTCATATTACAACTAAGGTTAATGAACTTTTTATCTACAGcatgtacatgcattttcaaaaaaatgtattacatgtaaaacaacTAGGTTGGTACTCACAATAAGATCCCCTATAGCGTTGTAGTAAATGAtgcttctatatatatatatcctaaTGCACTGATCATTAATGTTCGTACTTAACCTGGATACGGGCAAAAAAAAAGAGATACCAGGTCATCAAGGCTGAACGATATCTCTCGCTTTCTCCTTAGATTTTAacacggcctgtaaacgccagctccaccactttacggtggtgcaaagaaaaagagctgtcgacatttccgtggtggagctgtgccctatgtatGCATggacaaacgtgagtatgatttatattttatttgataatttcatttaacggacatatttcgaaaatcggagaatgtggtaccgtgtaagaacacttctactgtaggctggttactttttcgtttcaatattgtgcaaactgaggtgccaggagcttttttcccgaatcagacttgtgcatattttgagatctgattgcatagtaagtacatttcggtgcttacacaccccgtaagaacattctcacgcatgtaaacataactgttatgtatagtacctatgcaggaacacaacaaaactaataagcacttcttaaaaaggaaaaatgcacatatttataaaagtggtggcgctgttgcccttgtggtggcgctgtcgagtagtggtggcgctatcgattATGTTTTGCGCATGaagtaatataatataaaaagttaacgcttttggaataaATACTAAAGTTGCTATGTTTGtcattcattgaacataatgctggttatgcatactacttgcggaaacaaaactcttcgCGAATTatctctttttctttgcaccaccgtaaagtggtggagctggcgtttacaggccatgtttaaagtattttcagTTAATTTGTGTGAATCACATACAACTATATTCATAATTTCCATGCCAGGTACGATCTTTTTGTGCAAGCAAACAGAAACCTGACACTGTTCACACACGGTAATGTAGGGATTTCACATTAGCTATAATATCGAGGGAAGTTAACAACGTGGGTTAATATCTAGTACATCAGTTTGTTGACAACTGTGCTGCatccacagtggcttgatgacaaaggctcattaaagtcacaattaatcttttcaactagccaaaattatatcttatacatatagttgaacatgtatattatcaatatattacaTTGCCgcaaacataaaatgagatttgacataattcaaaaataccctatactgtaatatgaaacaacttaacaagtgaagaatgtgttcgcccggcgaaaatgtaaacaaagacatAGTCAACTAATTAAGGCGAGCCGGGTACTGTgtcattttgacagaacaatgtctggctagcgcttgtgatacttcgcattttgaagcattttcgtcGTATACTGTTTCTCTCGACAAGAATACCGGTTTTAACGTGTATATAACGGGAAACTGCATCTATGAGCCAGGTATTTGTTTGTAGCTTTAATAATACGAAGAAGTTGTTATTTTCAACGAGAgttggtctttgtttacattttcgtccGGCGAAaattcttcacttgtttcatataaggccataaaaacaacaacctttgTTTCCGGTAACATGTCGAAAAAAATGGGGTCGGtcggtcgggatttttttttttacagtttcgatttcatgcaaaaatatgttgaatcaaatcaattatattatatctAAGCTTtccataattaaaaaaaagtcagaaaaaaacagcgttgttaaatgtctgaaatcagttccttaccttcgactaccgtattttcccgccaattttgcccatgaaatttGGTGTTTTATTGGTATACTCCTTTATAAGACGCGATCGGTTTTTAGAACAAATCCAGCGCTTCAATTTTTACAAATCTATGATGATGTTCTAGCGAAACAGTcatttatcaactaaatttgttaatttgcttgaagaaaatcgccgattttcttgtcaactgtcaGCTCTTTTatgtggaggtaggttaataacaaaacaagtaaacgcggatatggatttttttacgtatcttattttattatttataatatatcattattctcgtaaatcaaagtttcattcatattcgtagtgaattcaaacatttcggtcattgttttaagattcccagacgacgattattgattattataatttttcgatcgtatggtattttcttacaAGCCCTGGCAATCAAATGGTATCATACGGTATCCGACCGAccgatttaaatacaaaccatatCCACGCGCCTTTGATCTTATTACCGCTCGTGctcgtgacgtcacaaattgtaccgtttgatctgcagccgtcACATTcctataaatgtgttgttaaaactttcgcaggtttttgtttggatttcagttgatgggacttaaattaggcgaaataaataaccattgataattgcgaATACATTTATGTGAACCTCGCAGTTaagcctgcatgaattcgcaaagccAAATCATAAGAAgtctgcatgatatacgcaaagcctaatgtaaaaaagtaagttctattttggacatggataaataacaccgcgCACTTTAtaggaatgaaagtttattctccGGAAACATAGGCAGACAAACAACGAAATTACCgacgatatatttaatttttgattttttacttttatgcctAAAAAAAGATTcgggtcggcgaggaaaaaatagggtcggtcgggttaccggaaacacaggtatttttttggccttacagtatagggtatttttgaattttgtcaaatctcattttatgtttatggcagtgtattatattgatgatatacatgttcaagtatgcataaaatataattttgactagttggaattattatttgtgactttaatgagcctttgtcatcaagccactgtggctGCATCTGCTACTCCACCTAGTTCAATAACTAATATTAATTCTAAAAGCGGAGGAGGTGTGGGATCTCCAATTATTTAATGACATAAACACCGATATAGACACACATATCTGGCCCGGATCCGCTAGTGTCACACTGGCTGCATTATAACGAGCGGCTTAAGACTGGGCGGTGGCGGCGGGCGCTCCCTCTAAAATTATTCAAGGTTTCTTTTTAACGGCAGATCCTAAATCCCTTCCTGATTATTTATGGACATAGGGacatcatgaaaaaaaaaaccacaaccTTTTTTTAAGACATGTATCATCAAGTTAAACGTAAATGTATAATTGTGTTGTTTCGAAATATATTAACTGGACCAAGTATCACAAGGTCAAGATCCCCAACAAACAGACTGATAACCGATGCAGGGGCAAATCAAGACTTCGACGTTAGAGGGTGCTTGCCGACATGGGGGCGCCGTAACCCTTTGACTCatgcccctccctcagaaccctCAAAACCGAAATATATTTGGTTGCAAGTGTTGGCAggaaattttaacaatatatagtCCGTAATGGGGCATTTggagcgtattttattacgtTTTTCTCACGtttagaaattaaaagaaaacttagacggtttttttttttgggggggggggggggtggggcaATCTAGATCCCGGGGCTAGAGTCATGTCCCTTTACAGGCGGTTAATGCAActtattaaatacacagttacgaTGTGTCAGTCATTGGAATATActgattattaaatttcacatatcgtattcaaattgaaatgaaattttaagaTCTCTATACAAATTTGCTATGCGCTCGCTCCATGTTCTGTAGTTCGCCAAAATGAAATCAAACCgtgataattatatatagatgatagttaaaacacaattttcattgaaaatttcCTTGCCATTGTTGTAGATATTCGTTAATaagacattgtttaaaaatacaaaaagaatgGTTTCTGTCAGTATGGGAACCATACCCAATAGAACTCATATCATGCGAGATGGTTATAACATTACTTAACcagtttgttttatcattatcaatatcaatatctaaCATAGCATCTGTCTGTGGCCGATTGCATAACTATATTAtcacttttttaaagtttaaaccaGCATATTTAAATACGTACgtatctatttatatatgtatcgGGTATCTACCAACTTTCACTTTTATGCAGCAGCGTTTGAAGTTGATGGTATCTAGATGTCTGTCATCCGCTGTAAAATTATTACCCCTGGGTTGTGTTGAGTTTTCCAATTCGTGAACTCGtgcaaaaaatagttttgttatatcAGCATAGTATCACGGATGACATACAGTACAAAGTACACTGCCACCCAAAAGTCCCTTcgcattttcaataatattatttaaaccgCACAGAACGTGATTCCTTTTGAATTACAGTTTACACGTATTAAAGTATACGTGAAAGTTCATgttggcgatctacagaaaatggagcGAACTTATTTGGTGTTCGCACTTAGTTGACCAACTAGCTCTGCTCTTTATGTAGTCACTTGTTATTTTGGCGAGAAAGTTAAACCACCCCGCCGTTagttttattgaacagttgAACGGGGTTGTTTTtaaccctgttcagtgtagccacaaactcgacactcacaacatcAAAATGCCCattaatagtaacaaatgtTGTCTGCCTATTTACCACCAAAAATGtagtttgagaaagtgcggactatataaattgcaagctatgtttccaataaccgagctagatttgacaaagcaagaagcaatcataacgcaatatatattttctgcttttaatttgttgaacttagaaaagataatattaaagtagtatccctgcgccccaaaatgaatgaacatcgaaacgtaaacaaagaattactatccactTAAAGCGCATCATTCCATCACGTGACATAATGATCTCATCCCCAGCGCACAGTTTCCCCgcttaaaacatcacgtgatagcccacgtgggaataacaaacgCACGCCATTTTGGCAggcacgtactaaagtgctgacgagttagctgacgatatagaaatagaagagagttgctgaccatatagacaaagtaggaaaaaataataagttttgaaattaaagatttttcaagacttattttgtttaatttattttatatacttttaaagtgtacgtatagacggatgtttgtgtattttgttttgaaaatgacatttcattgattttttttgctggtttggtataaatatgagaaaatatcacggatttaataacctttttaggtgtttcatttacaattgtttgaaagcaattattttaattttgatcattttaattaagaaactgtTTCtcttaatctgttgtattttcgaagttgttttgtgaatatagtatatatttcattttcttggttGGGAATAGCATATGCATTCacccttttttatattttcattttatattattaaaccCCAAACATTTGCGGGGAGGAAGGCTTCGTGGAGTTTGTTTCAATGCTGTTTCAATAATTCACCAGCCGTTACAGATTATCTATTTATCGTTCCTCCCGGGTGAGaatccattttttatgtaaataatgtatatatcattttaaaatactatttaaaattttaacagtgGCCCTGAAAAGTAtcgttttcaatataataatttgtattGTCTTTGTTTATGCAACATCTAATTACCAACCGAAAACGTTTTTAGTGTATCTTTTAAATTCACCCTGGATGATCaaccaatttctattttatttctctgGTTAATAAATCCTTGGCAAGCCAAACTCATATTGTAACACCATAGGATGGAGTCTTATGCTGGGATTGGTTACATTATCCATCCTGGTTTCCCTGgttacacagcgacattaactttattgtcaataaaaaattaatttgtcatttaccatcatgcttcaataaacctggggcggcccCTGTGGTTGTTTTACACGGGGACTCTTAGAGTCACTGTGctacatatcagcaccttattaatacacacatgatcgtgaaTCACAATAATGAAAACCCGttaaaaccctgttcatgcagcgctatttaaagatttttggaGATATTTCCATTCACAAAAGTCAAGTAATACGAATGTAAATGTACCCTTGGAagatttaaaaatcatttcgaGCAGATGTTTGCGGATATTACCCATGAAATAAATGAGGAGGCTGAAAGTTTTAATAACAACCatgatttcaatgattttagTACTGTTTTCGGTGACCTAGATCACCAAATAACATACGATGAGGTTTGTAAAgctataaaattatttaagaagaATAAATAACCTGGAGAAGATAAATTgctaaatgagtattttatagAAGCATGTGACATATTGGGAGGATATATTACagaaatttttaatattattttaaactctgGGAAATTTCCAGTCGCCTGGACTAAGGGTATAATCGTACAATTACATAAGAAAGGTGATAAATCGGATGTTAAAAATTATAGAGGTATAACATTGTTAAGCAATTTTGTAAAACTTTTTACATGTGTACTTAATCAGCGAATAACTAAATggtgtgaagaaaataatgtaatttctGATACACAGTTTGGTATTAGAAGAGGCAGGTTACAGTCGATGCAGTGTTTATTCTTCAGTCAATTGTGCAAAAATACGTTAACTTAAATAAACGGTTGTATTGCTGTTTCATTGATATGAAACGTTGTGTTGTTTCTATATATCTCAGTGCGCTATGGTTAAAGTTGTATAAATCCAATTTAGATGGTAAGATATTACGTATTATACGCAATATGTATCAGTCAGTAAAGTCCTGTGTAAAACACTTTAATAGCTATTCAGACTTTTTTAATATAGCAGTAGGCTTAAGGCAAGGAGAGATACTTTCCCcgattatgttttcattatttgtggaagacttagaattgtatttacaaaatagaaacGATTGTGGTTTAGCTTTACGtgatatttctttgattttattgttatttgctgatgatatggttGTTCTTGGTGAAACCCCGGAAGACTTACAATTGTCGTTAGACCgtttatacaattattgtaATACCTGGGGCTTAGAGGTcaatattgctaaaactaaaattgtaatttttcgcAAAAGAGGTGGCACAAAACGtaatgaaaaatggttgtaTGCAAACGAAGATGTTGacattgtaaatgattttaactatctAGGAGTAACTTTAAATTATACTGGCAATATTAGCCTTAATACccaaacattatctggtaaAGGTTTAAAAGCAGTAAACACATTGCtgtcaaatcttaaaaagtaTGAATGTAAACCTAGGGTAGCTTTGCAATTATTCGATGCCTTTGTTTCATCTATAACTACATACGGGtgtgaaatttggggatttACGAAGTCTACACAGCTAgaaaagatacatttaaaattttgcaaagcCGTACTAGGCGTCAGACAATCGTcttcaaatgttgttgtttacgGTGAATTGGGTAGATAcccattgtatataaatagatatgtaCGTATTGTAAAATACTGGTTCAAACTTAAGAAAAGTGGCAATATAATTACTAATATAATGCTACTCCCTTAACTGTCTGAATACTTATTTTATAAAGACTAACAATAAAAGTATGTTCGTTTTTAGTGatgtttgcaaatatataaatacggtgaaaatattcatattcgTGGGCTTGGAATTTCGTGGTTTTTTGAAATAAGATAATTTCGTGGGTATTTATATtcatagattttcattttttgagaAGAAAGCATGATGACAAATAATCAGACTTCGATCCTAGTAGTTTTAAAACTCAGTTTTACAACAAGATGAATTTAGCATTTTTATTGTGTAATCTTAGCAGCGCCGCAAATACCCGATTGCTTCTTTCAGCACTGTTTTACCCAGCGAATAGTTGACGTCGCGTCGACGTCGGACTCCGACCTGGGTTTGACTTCGGATTTTGCAAAGTGGTTTGACGTCAAAACCCAACGTTCAATTACAACTATTATTGACATACATCAATTTccacaacttttatttttagatcTACTTTTTTCTCTTATTTGCAATGTCACTGTTACGACAGTGGACTTGGCGCGCTGTGCGAACGGCTCAGGTACGGGCGTTAAAAACtaagtttattataatttaacgttaaactttgtttgtttgtttgtttgtttgaatttatcATGGTCTTACTGAGCCCATTGGCTGCATAATGGATTGGCCCCGCCGTTGcaccatcacgacttaaattgtgtgtAAATGCGaaaagtgacatgagatagaagtgaggGCAATTctcagtcaaatccagacattggaagacttgaaggaACAGAG
The DNA window shown above is from Mya arenaria isolate MELC-2E11 chromosome 6, ASM2691426v1 and carries:
- the LOC128238694 gene encoding uncharacterized protein LOC128238694 — protein: MSAEWLRNMGGGSLTDEEMQKVPYPTVELTTHVIIKSMQFYGIIGTWIVGPLAAVGKKETRNTACLRMKMAKCGRVGVLLGVPGGILATYLTIRKDEEYKVWDRCYRLRHNRGQVRVDQACTVTTLGGAAIGAATGGGVWFGGLMGMTAGLLGAAIYNGKLAAKQKAEAEEAKKNS